From the Xiphophorus maculatus strain JP 163 A chromosome 20, X_maculatus-5.0-male, whole genome shotgun sequence genome, one window contains:
- the mrps16 gene encoding 28S ribosomal protein S16, mitochondrial codes for MVHLSSLLLKNYHAGYVIIRLALAGHKQANRPFYRIVAAYNKRSRDGKYIEQLGSFDPLPNIYNEKLVSFNFDRIKYWIGCGAHTSKPVAKLLGLSGFFPLHPMTVTEAERRRAQAKLAETATGTEEEKQADV; via the exons ATGGTGCATTTAT CGTCCCTCCTTTTGAAGAACTACCACGCCGGCTACGTCATCATCCGGCTCGCCCTCGCAGGCCACAAACAAGCCAACCGACCCTTTTATCGCATCGTGGCGGCTTACAACAAGAGGTCAAGGGATGGTAAATACATCGAGCAGCTGGGCAGCTTCGACCCGCTCCCTAACATCTACAATGAGAAGCTTGTTAGTTTCAACTTCGACCGGATCAAGTACTGGATCGGCTGCGGCGCTCACACGTCCAAACCAGTGGCCAAACTTCTAG GGTTGTCTGGGTTTTTCCCCCTCCATCCCATGACGGTAACGGAGGCAGAGCGTCGAAGAGCTCAGGCGAAGCTGGCAGAAACTGCCACAGGAacagaggaggagaaacagGCTGACGTGTGA
- the errfi1 gene encoding ERBB receptor feedback inhibitor 1 isoform X1 encodes MRSDCAWSMSTVGLTTQEISLPIENPFLRGSYCHSMAGSKPSWSYRQEPIHNFYFTMDRHIESSYRTQQKAPPQSHEKLKYSPKSQSLAQKKSLPSHLSLSHAMEPSTPGPADDMQRLSVNENSPPVTPVRCSKPLPPIPPQTDISTEQAMDHEVESFTSEDESCRLVSNDERSSKSSPFRYGLSHRRSLRNVGEINYAYYDGPLRPHIQQHSQPQPQHQHHNHPAYHQQEVRQQHEQQRQEPPEHAACPRPQDKAQRKLRRSHSGPAGSLHKPSFMRLCPKRYTNGSDKPEVPPPIPPRMVKTTESRRWSAEVSSGAYSDDDKPPKLPPRDHFPRSISRTPSPKSLLPTYEKGVMPKTQSFAPDPKYVSCRSFNRQNSEGSACTVPIIVKGDSNTHYYILSQRSSFADSSCDCHTKRKVDLV; translated from the exons ATGCGATCCGACTGTGCCTGGAGCATGTCCACAGTGGGCCTGACTACCCAGGAGATCTCTCTTCCCATAGAAAACCCCTTCCTCCGGGGCAGCTACTGTCACAGCATGGCTGGATCCAAACCGTCCTGGAGCTACCGCCAGGAACCCATACACAA tttctACTTTACAATGGACCGCCACATAGAATCGAGCTACCGAACTCAGCAGAAAGCGCCGCCCCAAAGCCATGAGA AGCTGAAATACAGTCCCAAGTCTCAGAGTTTAGCTCAGAAGAAATCCCTACCCTCCCATCTGTCCCTGTCCCACGCCATGGAACCATCCACCCCGGGTCCTGCAGATGACATGCAGAGGCTTTCTGTCAACGAGAACAGTCCACCTGTAACGCCAGTTAGATGTTCAAAGCccctgccacccatcccaccaCAAACGGACATCTCCACTGAGCAGGCTATGGATCATGAGGTGGAATCTTTCACCAGTGAAGATGAAAGCTGCCGCCTTGTCTCCAATGATGAACGGTCTTCCAAATCTTCTCCTTTTCGATATGGACTCTCCCACAGAAGGAGCTTAAGAAATGTCGGGGAGATAAACTATGCTTATTACGATGGCCCTTTAAGGCCACATATCCAGCAGCACTCCCAACCCCAACCCCAACACCAGCACCATAACCATCCCGCATATCATCAGCAGGAAGTGCGACAACAGCATGAACAGCAGCGACAGGAACCACCAGAGCATGCGGCCTGTCCACGACCACAGGACAAAGCTCAAAGGAAGCTACGACGTTCTCACTCTGGCCCTGCGGGCTCTTTACACAAACCTTCATTTATGCGTCTCTGTCCAAAACGTTACACCAATGGTTCAGACAAACCAGAGGTGCCACCCCCAATCCCTCCTCGCATGGTCAAGACTACAGAATCGCGCCGCTGGTCAGCAGAGGTCTCCTCAGGGGCTTACAGCGACGATGATAAACCACCCAAGTTGCCCCCAAGGGACCATTTTCCCAGAAGCATCTCCCGCACCCCAAGTCCAAAGAGCCTCCTCCCCACATATGAAAAGGGAGTCATGCCCAAAACTCAGAGTTTTGCGCCGGACCCCAAGTACGTTAGCTGTCGGTCTTTTAATAGACAGAACAGTGAGGGCTCTGCATGCACCGTTCCTATCATTGTGAAAGGCGACAGCAACACTCATTACTACATTCTGTCTCAGCGGTCTTCGTTTGCAGATTCGTCCTGTGACTGCCACACCAAGAGGAAAGTAGATCTAGTTTAG
- the errfi1 gene encoding ERBB receptor feedback inhibitor 1 isoform X2 translates to MDRHIESSYRTQQKAPPQSHEKLKYSPKSQSLAQKKSLPSHLSLSHAMEPSTPGPADDMQRLSVNENSPPVTPVRCSKPLPPIPPQTDISTEQAMDHEVESFTSEDESCRLVSNDERSSKSSPFRYGLSHRRSLRNVGEINYAYYDGPLRPHIQQHSQPQPQHQHHNHPAYHQQEVRQQHEQQRQEPPEHAACPRPQDKAQRKLRRSHSGPAGSLHKPSFMRLCPKRYTNGSDKPEVPPPIPPRMVKTTESRRWSAEVSSGAYSDDDKPPKLPPRDHFPRSISRTPSPKSLLPTYEKGVMPKTQSFAPDPKYVSCRSFNRQNSEGSACTVPIIVKGDSNTHYYILSQRSSFADSSCDCHTKRKVDLV, encoded by the exons ATGGACCGCCACATAGAATCGAGCTACCGAACTCAGCAGAAAGCGCCGCCCCAAAGCCATGAGA AGCTGAAATACAGTCCCAAGTCTCAGAGTTTAGCTCAGAAGAAATCCCTACCCTCCCATCTGTCCCTGTCCCACGCCATGGAACCATCCACCCCGGGTCCTGCAGATGACATGCAGAGGCTTTCTGTCAACGAGAACAGTCCACCTGTAACGCCAGTTAGATGTTCAAAGCccctgccacccatcccaccaCAAACGGACATCTCCACTGAGCAGGCTATGGATCATGAGGTGGAATCTTTCACCAGTGAAGATGAAAGCTGCCGCCTTGTCTCCAATGATGAACGGTCTTCCAAATCTTCTCCTTTTCGATATGGACTCTCCCACAGAAGGAGCTTAAGAAATGTCGGGGAGATAAACTATGCTTATTACGATGGCCCTTTAAGGCCACATATCCAGCAGCACTCCCAACCCCAACCCCAACACCAGCACCATAACCATCCCGCATATCATCAGCAGGAAGTGCGACAACAGCATGAACAGCAGCGACAGGAACCACCAGAGCATGCGGCCTGTCCACGACCACAGGACAAAGCTCAAAGGAAGCTACGACGTTCTCACTCTGGCCCTGCGGGCTCTTTACACAAACCTTCATTTATGCGTCTCTGTCCAAAACGTTACACCAATGGTTCAGACAAACCAGAGGTGCCACCCCCAATCCCTCCTCGCATGGTCAAGACTACAGAATCGCGCCGCTGGTCAGCAGAGGTCTCCTCAGGGGCTTACAGCGACGATGATAAACCACCCAAGTTGCCCCCAAGGGACCATTTTCCCAGAAGCATCTCCCGCACCCCAAGTCCAAAGAGCCTCCTCCCCACATATGAAAAGGGAGTCATGCCCAAAACTCAGAGTTTTGCGCCGGACCCCAAGTACGTTAGCTGTCGGTCTTTTAATAGACAGAACAGTGAGGGCTCTGCATGCACCGTTCCTATCATTGTGAAAGGCGACAGCAACACTCATTACTACATTCTGTCTCAGCGGTCTTCGTTTGCAGATTCGTCCTGTGACTGCCACACCAAGAGGAAAGTAGATCTAGTTTAG